A segment of the Colletotrichum destructivum chromosome 3, complete sequence genome:
CCGGGTTCTCGGCGCCgaactgctgctgctcgccgtcgtccatgaCGGACAGGACCTCGATGACAAGCAGCTCGAACAGCTTCTTGGCGTTCTCGGGCAGCGATCgcaggacgaagacgacgccgtccttgccgttgacgcGGCGGGCCTTGCGGCCGAGCAGCTCAtgcacctcgtcgacggcgtccagCTCGACGTCTAGCGGCTGCAGGGTGGTGCAGTCGTGGAAGAGGAAGTTGAACGAGGTGCGCTGGGCGGCGTCCCAGAGCAGCGGGAAAGAGGGCGTGTCGGCTGTCGCGACGAGGCGGATACGCGGGTGAGCGGCGAGCTGGGCAAGGAGCTGTTGCATCGCCGGTTTGCGGAGGGGCACGGCATCGATCGAGTTCAAAATGACCGTCAGgtgggcgggcgaggcggtgAGGGCGGAAGAAAGGGCCTGGACCATCGCCGTGGCCTGGGCGGGCAGCTTGGGGGGCGGGCTgagggccgaggccaaggtggTGAAGACGTCGCGCGGCGTGATGGTGCGGACGTAGCCGTTCACCACAACAATGGGCGCCTTGGAGTCCACCGCATACAGGTGCTCCGCCAGCTTGCCCGCGAGGTCGCGCTTCGACCCTTGACCGTAGAGACACAGGCTGAACccctggccgagctcgaagCGCCACTGCTCGAATGAGGCTTCGTGGAGGGATTGCAGGTaggcgaggtcctcggcgtgGGGCTCCTCGCGGGCGCGGAGGAGGTCAAAGAACTCGCCGTGGGAGAGAAGTTCAAGGGACGAGAGGGTGTTGTGCGACGTCTTTGCGCGGCCGGGCTTGTTGTGCTCGAAGTAGATCTCGTGGGGTGGAAGGTCGCGGGGCGGGGTCGGGGatttcggcggcggctgcttgCGCGGGCGCCCCCTGCGGCGGGAGGGAGTCGCGGATGGTGTTTCTGGTTCGGGTTGTTGTGCGGTCTCTGCCGGTGCTGTGTCTCGTTCGTCTGCCTCGTCtgcctcgccttcttcttcgtcttcttcttcttcactcGACTCATAAATTTCCCGGGCCAGGCCTCCTTCGTCATCTTCGCTAtcatcggcgacgacgcTCTGGATGAGGGACCGGGCGCTTTTCCGCCGTGCAG
Coding sequences within it:
- a CDS encoding Putative origin recognition complex, subunit 2, translated to MVLRGTNEPDVGDSPSGRLSQKRSRQQLQDNTKPEPVNGTPSKRRRQNAPVDPYEIPSDNDDEEEVDTEPVAVKQTPTKRRGRPPKPKPAIPSASGPVTPSKLRHVDALVTPSKAITPRRRQAADRSARRKSARSLIQSVVADDSEDDEGGLAREIYESSEEEEDEEEGEADEADERDTAPAETAQQPEPETPSATPSRRRGRPRKQPPPKSPTPPRDLPPHEIYFEHNKPGRAKTSHNTLSSLELLSHGEFFDLLRAREEPHAEDLAYLQSLHEASFEQWRFELGQGFSLCLYGQGSKRDLAGKLAEHLYAVDSKAPIVVVNGYVRTITPRDVFTTLASALSPPPKLPAQATAMVQALSSALTASPAHLTVILNSIDAVPLRKPAMQQLLAQLAAHPRIRLVATADTPSFPLLWDAAQRTSFNFLFHDCTTLQPLDVELDAVDEVHELLGRKARRVNGKDGVVFVLRSLPENAKKLFELLVIEVLSVMDDGEQQQFGAENPGVEYRMVYNKAVEDFICSSEMAFRTLLKEFHDHQIITSRKDALGTELLSIPFGREELEAILEDLMS